The DNA window CCTGGGGATGCCATATCGGCAGACAATGTTTCTCCATAAGAATTTCATGATTTCATCCTCGGTGATTCTTTCCAACGGCTCGGCTTCTACCCATTTAGAAAAATAATCCACAGCTACCAGGAGGAACTTCTTCTGGGCGCGAACTGGCGGAAAGGGACCCACGATGTCCAATCCCCATTGGTCAAAAGGGCATGATGCGGAGATCGGTTGCATGTTGGCAGTTGGGCGGTGGTGGAAATTAGAGTGATGTTGACAACCTTGGCATTTCTGGACGAGCCGGGTAGCATCTTGGTTTACTTGAGGCCACCAAAATCCTGCTAAAATAACCTTCCGCGATAGAGCCGTTCCCCCGAGATGTTCCCCACAGCATCCCTCATGTACTTCCCGAAGGACATACTCTGTCTCTTCCCCCGATAGGCACTTGAGTAAGGGGCCATGAAAGGATCGCCTATATAAAACATCATTTAAAAGGGCAAATCGGGGTACCTGCTTCCTGATCTTTACAGCTTGGGTCCGGTCTTCTGGAAGTTTTCCCTCCTTTATGTACTCTATGAGAGGAGTCATCCAAGAGTCTTTTCTCAGCGGGGGTGTTTCTTCTTCAAGCGAGGATACGAGCTTCGAACAATAGAGAATCTCCCGGGTGCTTACTTCTGTCAAGGAAGCCGCCAATTTAGCCAACGTGTCGGCTTCGGTGTTTTCTTCCCAGGGAATCTGTTCGATACTCCAGTCTGTGAAGGATGACACTTGAGAAGTGATAAGATTCAAGTACTTGAGCATCTTCTCATTCTTAACTTCGTAAGCTCCTTTAATTTGTTGAGTAACCAGCTGGGAGTCGGAATAAATGATGATTCGGGAGGCCCCAATCTCACGGGCAGCACGCAACCCTGCCAAGACAGCTTCGTATTTTGCTTCATTATTCGTGACCCTAAAGTCAATCCTCAAAGCCAATTTAACCCTTTCTTCGAGTGGGGAGATCAAGACGACCCCCACTCCGCATCCCGCTAGGTTTGAAGCGCCATCAACAAATACcctccacactttttcttcctcgGGCTGGATCATTTCTGTTAAGAAATCTGATAGCGCTTGTGCTTTTATTGCAGCCCGGGGTTTATACTCAATATCGTATTCCCCGAGTTCTACAGTCCATTTGATCATCCTCCCCGAGACCTCTGTATGAGTCATAATTCTGCCGAGAGGAGAATTAGTGAGGACCACAATGGGATGTGATAGGAAATACGGTCTCAGCTTTCGAGCAGTCATTACCAAAGCCAGAGCAATCTTTTCTAATTCACTGTATCTCATTTCGGCTCCGCGAAGGGCGTGACTGACATAGTAGACAGGCTTCTGATCGGTCCCTTCTTCCTTGACGAGCACGGAACTAACAGCAATTTCGGTGGCTGAGAGATAGACCCACAATTTTTCTCCGGGCTCGGGTTTTGCTAAGACAGGCAATTCAGCCAGgtgttttttcaaattttgaaaggCCTGCTCGCAGTTGTCATCCCAGCCGAATTTCTGTGCTTTCCTCAGAACTTGAAAGAAAGGATAGCTACGGTGTGCAGATCGGGAAATGAAGCGTGATAAGGCTGCAATTTTCCCTGTCAGTTTTTGCACATCTCGAACCGACTGAGGAGAGGGCATATCCATGATGGCCCTGATTTTTTCTGGGTTGACTTCGATTCCTCGATCCGTGACCATGAACCCCAAGAATTTCCCAATCTTAACCCCAAACACACATTTGGCCGGGTTAAGTTTTATCCTATACTGCTTCAAAGTGGCGAAGGTTTCGATCAGATCATCGATGAAATGAGCGACTTCTCGGGTTTTAATCaaaatgtcatccacatatactTCAATATTTCGGCCTATCTGTTTTTGAAAGACAAGATTCATCAGTCGTTGATATGTAGCCCCTGCATTTTTCAGTCCAAAAGGCATTACAACATAGCAGAAAGTTCCCCCAGACGTGACGAAACTAGCTTTGTCTTGATCTTCTGTAGCTAAAGGGATCTGATGATATCCCTGATATACATCCAAAAAGCTCAAGATTTCACACCCAGAAGTGGAATCGACTAGCTGATCAATCCGAGGGAGTGGGTAACAATCCTTCGGGCAAGCTTTATTCAGGTCTCTGAAATCTACGCACATTCTCCATTTCCCAGTAGACTTTGGGACGAGAACTACATTCGATAGCCAAGAAGGGAAATGGTCTTCCCTAATTTGTCCAGCCCTCAGCAATTCTTCAAcctgtttttcaattattttatcttTCTCCGGGCCGAAATGTCGCTTTTTTTGCTTAATTGGCCGGGACCCTGGGAGGATATTTAGTTTATGCTCGGCCACTTGGGGCGAGATCCCGGACAGTTCCTGCTGAGACCAAGCAAAGATATCGGCATTAGTTTTTAAACATTGCAAGAGTTGTACCCGGGTGGTGGCGCAGATGTCCCGGGCTATCCGGATAGTCTTTCCCGACTCGATCCACCGATTCTTGCTCTTCTTCCGTCACAAAGTGTACTTCCCCTTCCCGGGCTTCTTCCTGGTGTTCTTTCCCCTTCCCTTCCCTTCTTGCCTTCTTCTGATCAATTCGGACTGTTTCTCCATAACATCTTCGAGAAGAGGGCTGGTCGCCCTTAACTTCTCCGACCTGTCCTTTCACTGGGAATTTGATCTTTTGGTGGTACGTCGAGGCCACTGCTCTCATTTCATTCATGGCTGGTCTCCCTATGATGACATTATATGAAGATGGGGCGTCCACTACTGTGAAAGTAGTTATTACAGTTTTTCTCAAGTCTCCAGTGCCCAGAGTCAGGGGTAGAGCAATTTCCCCCTCTGGATACACGGCGTGACCAGCAAACCCGAACAGGGCGGTTTCCACAGTTTCCAGCTGGTATTCATGCAGATCCATTTGAATGAGGGcatctttgaaaataatattgacAGAGCTCCCATTATCCACGAAAATTCTTAACACGTCGTAGTTGGCGATGCGGGCCTGAATGACCAGCGCATCATTGTGAGGTAAACTCACTCCTTCGAGATCTTCTGGTCCAAAGCTTATAATCGGCTCGTCTCTTCTTTTATTATCAACTTCTAGACACTCCCTCCTACCCCTTGCCTTCCTTGCCCGATTAGAGTC is part of the Primulina eburnea isolate SZY01 chromosome 1, ASM2296580v1, whole genome shotgun sequence genome and encodes:
- the LOC140805572 gene encoding uncharacterized protein, which produces MANAKKAASHQASQHEQQRKQAQEEERREEERESAGSKSPTIAGELEELRKKVKELEGKAVSKGGISVIKGCPFSDIIIREPLPGHFKSAKIKDYDGSSDPEEHLARFENMAMLHCYEDPIKCKVFLTTLVDSAQRWFEGLAPQSICCFEDFQKVFLHQFSSSKKYKKTAFSLFEVKQRQDETLRAYLKRFNRVALDVPTCAPETKTTAFMQGLWEGDFFRSLTKKLPENFEDLLSRAEKYINMEEAQNQKREALKRARGDRTYKTEERAPKKSGGGHFPHVPLKMARDREIQECRSNEVLPPRSEVRIFKPEQKRYCTLHKNCAHDTNQCRVLGRNANRRLVSAPHPPRERSKQPPWLSRRSSLNIPQRTMSTPSGRRGGETSTREERIKPAGGEDPSPSRGVIKMISGGSTDGDSNRARKARGRRECLEVDNKRRDEPIISFGPEDLEGVSLPHNDALVIQARIANYDVLRIFVDNGSSVNIIFKDALIQMDLHEYQLETVETALFGFAGHAVYPEGEIALPLTLGTGDLRKTVITTFTVVDAPSSYNVIIGRPAMNEMRAVASTYHQKIKFPVKGQVGEVKGDQPSSRRCYGETVRIDQKKARREGKGKEHQEEAREGEVHFVTEEEQESELSGISPQVAEHKLNILPGSRPIKQKKRHFGPEKDKIIEKQVEELLRAGQIREDHFPSWLSNVVLVPKSTGKWRMCVDFRDLNKACPKDCYPLPRIDQLVDSTSGCEILSFLDVYQGYHQIPLATEDQDKASFVTSGGTFCYVVMPFGLKNAGATYQRLMNLVFQKQIGRNIEVYVDDILIKTREVAHFIDDLIETFATLKQYRIKLNPAKCVFGVKIGKFLGFMVTDRGIEVNPEKIRAIMDMPSPQSVRDVQKLTGKIAALSRFISRSAHRSYPFFQVLRKAQKFGWDDNCEQAFQNLKKHLAELPVLAKPEPGEKLWVYLSATEIAVSSVLVKEEGTDQKPVYYVSHALRGAEMRYSELEKIALALVMTARKLRPYFLSHPIVVLTNSPLGRIMTHTEVSGRMIKWTVELGEYDIEYKPRAAIKAQALSDFLTEMIQPEEEKVWRVFVDGASNLAGCGVGVVLISPLEERVKLALRIDFRVTNNEAKYEAVLAGLRAAREIGASRIIIYSDSQLVTQQIKGAYEVKNEKMLKYLNLITSQVSSFTDWSIEQIPWEENTEADTLAKLAASLTEVSTREILYCSKLVSSLEEETPPLRKDSWMTPLIEYIKEGKLPEDRTQAVKIRKQVPRFALLNDVLYRRSFHGPLLKCLSGEETEYVLREVHEGCCGEHLGGTALSRKVILAGFWWPQVNQDATRLVQKCQGCQHHSNFHHRPTANMQPISASCPFDQWGLDIVGPFPPVRAQKKFLLEIDFRQWQAIPRKKDYLLVSGNEDYAIFYLSSLPSSQWPDRGNQQDHCASFESPVAGERKRLGRRITQRLMGLSDYSSNIHSGNPIWSGLWI